One Simonsiella muelleri ATCC 29453 DNA window includes the following coding sequences:
- a CDS encoding helix-turn-helix domain-containing protein, giving the protein MQQIEEKSKPYPFKLGSQNDRICQYLLSGKRLKNYEFREKFNVLAYNQRISEIRQHGFDVHCEQIGDSGVWVYWIPKISKTQPSGATE; this is encoded by the coding sequence ATGCAACAAATTGAAGAAAAAAGCAAGCCCTACCCATTTAAATTGGGCAGCCAAAACGACAGAATTTGCCAATATTTACTTAGCGGCAAACGCCTAAAAAATTACGAATTCCGCGAGAAATTCAACGTCTTAGCATACAACCAACGAATATCAGAAATCCGTCAACATGGTTTTGATGTTCATTGCGAACAAATCGGCGATTCAGGTGTTTGGGTGTACTGGATTCCCAAAATTTCAAAAACACAGCCATCAGGAGCAACAGAATGA
- a CDS encoding DUF6978 family protein, producing MKNKEITDAEIDKLIRCHKRATNKPRTTIDFRHKKRNYTLQAADYPDIKFTLYYRQNTEDEEDYSVGLLAHFPDGSDLTLIRFNGSSHIHPNRIENTEIKWQTHIHIATERYIHLQAKAEGYAIETNEYQSVDEALQYATKYCNIHNITPIEDNLDLFYDT from the coding sequence ATGAAAAACAAAGAAATAACCGATGCAGAAATTGATAAATTAATCCGTTGCCACAAACGTGCTACCAACAAGCCAAGAACAACCATTGATTTTAGGCACAAAAAGCGCAACTATACACTTCAGGCCGCTGATTATCCTGATATAAAATTCACACTTTACTATCGGCAAAATACAGAAGATGAAGAAGATTACAGTGTGGGATTATTAGCACACTTTCCAGACGGATCAGATTTAACCCTAATCCGCTTTAATGGCTCATCACACATACACCCAAATCGCATTGAAAACACCGAAATCAAATGGCAGACACACATTCACATTGCCACAGAACGCTACATTCATTTACAAGCCAAAGCGGAAGGATATGCCATTGAAACCAATGAGTATCAATCCGTAGATGAAGCATTGCAATACGCAACAAAATACTGCAATATACACAACATCACACCAATAGAAGATAACTTGGACTTATTTTATGACACCTGA
- a CDS encoding recombination protein NinB, producing the protein MSDKFIRKFGKENRRAIMTTAWEVSGSLTDDGKRAMITIEPITRSHEQNAKLHAMLADIATQKLFNGKKLAVEQWKMLFVSGHSIATGGQAEMAIGLEGEVVNLRESTAKMSVSRCASLIEYIQAWGAMNDVRFRAKWD; encoded by the coding sequence ATGTCCGACAAATTTATCCGCAAATTCGGCAAAGAAAACCGCCGCGCAATCATGACAACGGCTTGGGAGGTTTCAGGCAGCCTCACTGATGACGGTAAGCGTGCGATGATAACCATTGAACCAATTACGCGGAGCCATGAACAAAACGCCAAACTTCACGCGATGCTTGCCGATATTGCCACACAAAAGCTGTTCAACGGTAAAAAGCTGGCTGTTGAACAATGGAAAATGTTATTTGTGAGCGGACACAGCATTGCAACAGGTGGACAAGCTGAAATGGCAATTGGGTTAGAGGGCGAAGTCGTGAACTTGCGCGAAAGCACTGCAAAGATGAGCGTAAGCCGTTGCGCAAGTTTGATTGAATATATTCAAGCATGGGGCGCGATGAACGATGTCCGCTTTCGGGCGAAATGGGACTGA
- a CDS encoding DUF1828 domain-containing protein, protein MTPEEIEKSLCIGFCQSIQTRIKADGSIQVALPFVGRDGDCYNIFVAKQVDGSFKISDKGSTIMRLSYENDLKLLKGARTEVLNQIINENGVYFDNGEIYTRSLEKDLTATVFKLGQALTRISDLGLWNKARIKSTFYEDLDFNLHRIIPYQEIKKDAYLEIDREKLFPIDYLVNGEDKPLLIFGVPDSSKARLATIIMLKVAEWKINCNKMVVLNGLENIGNADLERLMDAANDFVPKVTEFESMERKIAERLLH, encoded by the coding sequence ATGACACCTGAAGAAATTGAAAAAAGCCTATGTATTGGCTTTTGCCAATCTATCCAAACCCGAATTAAAGCAGACGGCTCAATTCAGGTTGCCTTGCCTTTTGTTGGTCGTGATGGAGATTGCTATAATATTTTCGTTGCCAAACAAGTGGATGGTAGTTTTAAAATCAGCGATAAAGGCTCAACCATCATGCGCTTAAGCTACGAGAACGACTTAAAACTACTCAAAGGTGCAAGAACGGAAGTATTAAACCAAATCATCAATGAAAATGGCGTATATTTTGACAATGGCGAAATCTACACGCGCAGCCTTGAAAAAGACTTAACCGCAACAGTGTTTAAACTAGGTCAAGCCCTAACACGCATTTCAGATTTAGGCTTGTGGAATAAAGCGCGGATTAAATCCACATTTTACGAAGATTTAGATTTCAATCTACACAGAATCATTCCCTATCAAGAAATCAAAAAAGATGCCTACCTTGAAATAGATAGAGAAAAACTGTTTCCCATTGATTATCTAGTAAATGGAGAGGATAAACCATTGTTAATTTTTGGCGTACCTGATTCATCAAAAGCAAGATTAGCAACAATCATCATGTTAAAAGTGGCAGAATGGAAAATAAACTGCAACAAAATGGTGGTACTAAACGGCTTGGAAAACATCGGTAACGCGGATTTAGAGCGGCTAATGGACGCAGCCAATGACTTTGTGCCAAAAGTAACCGAATTTGAATCAATGGAGCGAAAGATTGCAGAAAGGCTTTTACACTAA
- a CDS encoding Cro/CI family transcriptional regulator: MNQKSLQDWVNEIGQVETARKIGVTQGAICRALKSKRNIFIKESNGFVEAFEIKKFPLQRKETPEKAA; the protein is encoded by the coding sequence ATGAATCAGAAAAGTTTACAAGACTGGGTAAATGAAATTGGTCAAGTAGAAACTGCTAGAAAAATAGGAGTTACCCAAGGCGCAATTTGTCGCGCATTAAAGAGTAAAAGAAATATTTTCATCAAAGAAAGTAACGGATTTGTTGAAGCATTTGAAATTAAGAAATTTCCACTTCAGCGAAAAGAAACGCCTGAAAAGGCAGCGTAA
- a CDS encoding STAS-like domain-containing protein, whose amino-acid sequence MTNQKIITVVKDYSKSPYGRYSNEVQAGEEDTTGERFRKELLEPALHQYDYVIVDLTGYNRYARSFIDEAFGGLISSGAFTLHDLQQKLSYRHDDLPSIVELIRSRIEWAEEMRHVV is encoded by the coding sequence ATGACAAATCAAAAAATCATCACAGTTGTAAAAGATTACAGTAAATCTCCTTATGGTCGTTATTCAAATGAAGTGCAAGCAGGAGAAGAAGACACTACAGGGGAACGATTCCGTAAGGAATTATTAGAGCCAGCACTACATCAATACGACTACGTAATTGTAGATTTAACAGGCTACAATCGTTATGCTCGTTCTTTTATTGATGAAGCATTTGGCGGATTAATTTCAAGTGGCGCGTTTACTTTGCATGATTTACAGCAAAAACTTAGCTATCGTCATGATGATTTGCCCAGTATTGTGGAGCTGATTCGTTCTAGAATTGAGTGGGCAGAAGAGATGCGTCATGTTGTATAA
- a CDS encoding LexA family transcriptional regulator: MKKRELSDEQKIENFTLKEIFNRKKAELELKQELLAEKLGISQSGLNHYLNGTNLLNAQIASQFARELRISVDDFSERLAEEIRQMAKMVNNKNSSVSIQGSNHGTQNYFTGQSQTNTVNNNFLPSEPHSGSLKKIVMPDNAMLPTFPQGSELTIDTSQTAIIDGKIYEIQSGERFFIRKIFSQISGSLKIVCDNPEFESAIVSSENVQIVGRVIRWSVDD; encoded by the coding sequence ATGAAAAAGAGAGAATTGTCAGATGAGCAAAAAATTGAAAATTTTACCCTTAAAGAAATTTTTAATAGAAAAAAGGCAGAGCTTGAATTAAAACAAGAGCTTTTGGCTGAAAAACTTGGAATCAGTCAGAGTGGTTTAAATCATTATTTAAATGGAACCAATCTACTAAATGCGCAGATAGCGAGCCAATTTGCGCGAGAATTGAGGATTAGCGTTGATGATTTTAGTGAGAGACTAGCTGAAGAAATCCGACAAATGGCGAAAATGGTCAATAATAAAAATAGCAGTGTATCTATTCAAGGAAGTAATCACGGAACGCAGAATTATTTCACAGGGCAAAGCCAAACAAACACCGTCAATAATAATTTTTTACCTAGCGAGCCACATTCAGGCAGCCTAAAAAAAATCGTTATGCCCGACAATGCCATGTTGCCGACCTTTCCACAGGGCAGCGAGCTAACCATTGACACGAGCCAAACCGCGATTATTGATGGGAAAATCTACGAAATTCAAAGTGGCGAGCGTTTTTTTATTCGGAAGATTTTCAGCCAAATTTCAGGCAGCCTGAAAATCGTTTGCGACAATCCCGAATTTGAAAGCGCAATTGTCAGCAGCGAAAACGTGCAGATTGTAGGGCGTGTGATTCGTTGGAGTGTGGACGATTAG
- a CDS encoding replication protein — MINNKFIPNSFQVPNAVVDDLMRDLKDVEFRCYISLIRKTTGWNKESDYVSVSQFMEITGKGKTAIIAAMKNLQQFGLVIEVARAKNGMKCFALDMEKLTQWSSESEPQPVQKVNGSKSERFKK; from the coding sequence ATGATTAATAACAAATTTATCCCAAACAGCTTTCAAGTACCTAATGCTGTTGTTGATGATTTGATGCGTGATTTGAAAGATGTGGAATTTCGCTGCTACATCAGCCTGATTCGCAAAACAACAGGCTGGAATAAAGAAAGTGATTATGTTTCCGTTTCACAATTCATGGAAATCACTGGCAAAGGAAAAACCGCCATCATCGCAGCAATGAAAAATTTACAACAATTTGGATTGGTCATTGAAGTTGCAAGAGCAAAAAATGGTATGAAATGTTTCGCGCTGGATATGGAAAAATTAACGCAATGGAGTTCAGAAAGTGAACCTCAACCGGTTCAAAAAGTGAACGGTTCAAAAAGTGAACGGTTCAAAAAGTGA
- a CDS encoding recombinase RecT produces MGFFSTAAIKGKQMSNLTQAEKAKNIKTFFEKPAVQAKIKELVDKNSASFSTSIMQIVNSNAMLLDADPTSILNAACMAATLNLPINNNLGFAYIVPFNNRKTGKVEAQFQIGYKGLIQLAQRSGQFERMVSLPVYECQLIEEDPINGFKFNWKAKPNKNELPIGYYAFFRLINGFTSELYRTTEQISSHAKQYSQTFKKGYGVWADNFEAMALKTVTKLLLSKQAPLSIDMQAAVLSDQSVIKNVINQEFDYIDNQLSEPIMLIEVDDALFNTIKTNISTGEMAIEEALNGKYQLTEAQRLEIESL; encoded by the coding sequence TTGGGATTTTTTTCAACAGCAGCAATAAAGGGCAAACAAATGAGTAACTTAACGCAAGCAGAGAAAGCGAAAAATATTAAAACATTCTTTGAAAAACCAGCAGTTCAAGCAAAAATCAAAGAACTGGTTGATAAAAATTCAGCCAGCTTTTCCACTAGTATTATGCAAATAGTCAACAGTAACGCAATGCTGCTAGATGCAGACCCGACCAGCATTTTGAACGCTGCTTGTATGGCTGCCACGCTGAATTTACCCATTAATAACAATTTGGGTTTTGCCTACATTGTTCCTTTCAACAACCGTAAAACAGGTAAAGTGGAAGCACAATTCCAAATTGGTTACAAAGGCTTGATTCAACTAGCGCAACGAAGCGGACAATTTGAACGAATGGTATCGCTGCCAGTATATGAATGCCAACTGATTGAAGAAGACCCAATCAACGGCTTTAAATTTAATTGGAAAGCCAAACCAAACAAAAACGAATTGCCAATCGGCTATTATGCTTTTTTCCGCTTAATTAACGGATTCACGTCTGAACTGTACAGGACAACTGAACAAATTTCTTCACACGCCAAACAATATAGCCAAACATTCAAAAAAGGCTATGGCGTATGGGCGGATAATTTTGAAGCAATGGCATTAAAAACAGTAACAAAGCTGCTGTTATCAAAGCAAGCTCCATTATCTATTGATATGCAAGCAGCCGTGCTTTCTGACCAATCCGTTATTAAGAATGTAATCAATCAAGAATTTGATTATATTGACAATCAGCTAAGCGAACCAATCATGTTAATTGAAGTTGATGATGCGCTGTTTAACACCATTAAAACCAATATCAGCACTGGTGAAATGGCGATTGAAGAAGCCTTAAATGGCAAATACCAATTAACCGAAGCGCAACGCTTAGAGATTGAGAGTTTGTAA
- a CDS encoding recombination protein NinG, with translation MATRKCKVCKIEFEKQQPLQFVCSPKCGIEYTKIQNAKKAEKERLQNQRLQRAKKRELETIPELTRKAQAAFNRFIRLRDRFKPCISCSKPNNGTSNTFDAGHYRSVGSAAHLRFDENNVHGQCKKCNQYLSGNAVAYRAGLINRIGLAAVEALEANHTPRKWSKDELRNLAALYRQKCRELE, from the coding sequence ATGGCAACGCGTAAATGCAAAGTTTGCAAAATTGAATTTGAGAAACAACAGCCGTTGCAATTTGTGTGCAGCCCAAAATGCGGTATTGAGTACACCAAAATTCAAAATGCTAAAAAAGCAGAAAAAGAACGGTTGCAAAATCAACGGTTGCAACGCGCAAAAAAGCGTGAACTGGAAACAATACCCGAATTAACACGCAAGGCGCAGGCTGCCTTTAACCGTTTTATCCGATTGCGCGACCGTTTCAAGCCGTGCATCTCATGTAGCAAGCCAAACAATGGCACATCAAACACGTTTGATGCTGGACATTATCGCAGTGTTGGCAGCGCAGCACATTTGCGATTTGATGAAAACAATGTTCACGGTCAATGTAAAAAATGCAATCAATATTTAAGTGGCAACGCGGTAGCCTATCGTGCTGGTTTAATTAATCGTATTGGTTTGGCAGCAGTTGAAGCGTTGGAAGCGAACCATACACCGCGTAAATGGAGCAAAGACGAATTGAGAAACTTGGCGGCGTTGTATCGCCAAAAATGCCGTGAATTGGAATGA
- a CDS encoding ATP-binding protein codes for MEKCSHFVESLVARLAGGSANFTVTDTFTAHCQKHGQYTAKRYQSGRVSPCPTCLKEKKDEEFQEYAEEIKRHNSMQAAKVVREKLAQSVDIPPRFIGKTVANWQPENDAEKAIKKAIVNYGFAIQSGKAGALILHGNKGTGKTHLACALLSMRKAQMGGSVQYATVADLFRKVRESKRFSSTPESELIEEYAKFDLLALDEIGNQRGDDDEKRILFDVLNKRYEKALPTVLVSNLTREKLEEFLGEVLWDRLQENSFIVSFSGKSRRVARNIADGFSD; via the coding sequence ATGGAAAAATGCAGCCACTTCGTTGAAAGTCTTGTTGCACGTTTAGCAGGCGGTAGCGCAAATTTTACTGTTACCGATACGTTTACCGCGCATTGCCAAAAACACGGTCAATACACCGCAAAACGCTATCAAAGTGGTCGAGTTTCGCCTTGCCCAACTTGCCTTAAAGAAAAAAAAGATGAAGAATTTCAAGAATATGCTGAAGAAATTAAACGGCATAACAGTATGCAAGCTGCTAAAGTTGTGCGTGAAAAATTAGCGCAATCGGTGGATATTCCGCCACGCTTTATCGGCAAAACCGTTGCCAATTGGCAACCTGAAAACGATGCAGAAAAGGCAATTAAAAAAGCCATTGTAAATTATGGGTTTGCCATTCAATCAGGCAAAGCAGGCGCATTAATTCTGCATGGGAACAAAGGAACTGGAAAAACACATTTAGCTTGCGCCTTACTCTCAATGCGAAAAGCACAAATGGGAGGCAGCGTCCAATACGCAACAGTAGCTGATTTATTCCGCAAGGTGCGCGAAAGCAAGCGGTTCTCATCAACGCCTGAAAGTGAACTAATTGAAGAATATGCAAAATTTGATTTACTTGCACTTGATGAAATCGGTAATCAGCGTGGCGATGATGACGAAAAACGCATTCTATTTGACGTGTTGAACAAACGCTACGAAAAAGCCTTGCCAACAGTTTTGGTATCCAATTTGACACGAGAAAAACTAGAAGAATTTTTAGGCGAGGTGCTTTGGGACAGATTGCAAGAAAACAGTTTTATCGTTTCTTTCAGTGGCAAAAGTCGCAGGGTCGCGCGAAATATTGCAGACGGTTTTAGTGATTAA